Proteins encoded within one genomic window of Triticum aestivum cultivar Chinese Spring chromosome 2D, IWGSC CS RefSeq v2.1, whole genome shotgun sequence:
- the LOC123056034 gene encoding uncharacterized protein — protein sequence MIAETTPKRSRLSISIEDDDDVDEDANNKPEGSKIAKERKKRNVFSGTYKDELVSMIETKVLAAEHKEEKVARWNELKAFEDEKWKTKMVAEERKLKAEERRFALDVERIRDQSSSPPPPTSKKHSSIHPSPDRAKKDPRNFQIEDQRRRIVVHLFFHRSTHLLDLQLALEQQLRLVGARTSHGAVPPAAGPGAADQHRQLLLAAGRPDGQLGEAGRRRHHRHGSLQPPPRVSASQSASATDIANKDATPPSAWTPLPSAATAASYSNHISNHYHHRMNALLKPIRGVPIYHHHPSFQQLQHQHMAMAYRSSGGGFLSSRSRFLPGRRSVRALRMRWTTTLHARFVHAVELLGGHESMYICRFCY from the exons ATGATTGCGGAGACCACTCCGAAGAGGTCAAGGCTGAGCATATCCATTGAGGACGAcgacgatgttgatgaagatgcCAACAATAAACCGGAAGGAAGCAAGAttgcaaaagaaagaaagaagaggaaTGTATTCAGTGGCACTTACAAGGATGAACTTGTGTCAATGATCGAGACGAAGGTGTTGGCGGCCGAACACAAAGAAGAAAAGGTGGCGAGGTGGAATGAGCTCAAGGCCTTCGAGGATGAGAAGTGGAAGACCAAGATGGTGGCCGAAGAGAGAAAGTTGAAGGCCGAGGAGCGTAGGTTTGCACTTGATGTGGAGAGGATTCGTGAT CAAagctcatcaccaccaccaccaacaagcaaAAAACACTCATCCATCCATCCGTCACCAGATCGAGCCAAGAAAGATCCAAGAAATTTCCAAATTGAGGACCAAAGGAGAAGAATTGTTGTCCATCTCTTCTTCCATCGCTCCACTCACCTTCTTGATCTCCAGCTCGCTCTTGAGCAGCAACTTCGATTAGTTGGAGCAAGAACCTCCCATGGAGCTGTTCCCCCGGCAGCCGGACCTGGCGCTGCAGATCAGCACCGCCagctcctcctcgccgccggccgccccgaCGGACAGCTGGGGGAGGCCGGACGCCGCCGGCACCACCGGCATGGATCACTTCAGCCACCACCTAGGGTTTCTGCGAGCCAGTCAGCCAGTGCCACCGACATCGCCAACAAAGATGCCACGCCGCCGTCGGCATGGACGCCGCTGCCTTCCGCCGCCACCGCAGCGAGCTACTCCAACCACATCAGCAACCACTACCACCACCGGATGAACGCCTTGCTCAAGCCTATAAGAGGGGTTCCCATCTACCACCACCACCCCTCCTTCCAGCAGCTCCAGCACCAGCACATGGCCATGGCCTaccggagcagcggcggcggcttctTGTCGTCGAGGTCGAGGTTCCTGCCCGGGCGGCGGAGCGTGAGGGCTCTGAGGATGCGGTGGACGACCACGCTGCACGCGCGATTCGTGCACGCCGTCGAGCTCCTAGGGGGGCATGAGAGTATGTACATATGCAGATTTTGTTACTAG